A section of the Lathamus discolor isolate bLatDis1 chromosome 6, bLatDis1.hap1, whole genome shotgun sequence genome encodes:
- the NSMCE1 gene encoding non-structural maintenance of chromosomes element 1 homolog isoform X1: MCTPLAAFGAWWSIAMATQMTDAHRRFLQVLMSHGIMEGSEARKLHKRCCEVHNVYYAHDKLADFISTINRHLQPFFMQIRKGLSEDDGRAHYALVNLAETEITKMASDYTENELELFRKTMDLIILSENGFAPSTDILNLADQLKTKKMKKKEVEQVLKVFVEDKWLSERNGEFTLHTRCIIEMEQYILSNYQDVARKCNICHSLAIQSQVCESCGIGMHLPCIRKYFRAQTEPRCPQCNDFWTCDIPGVSRTDTQSPPKTMRTEKSFTLSTRRS, encoded by the exons ATGTGTACGCCTCTTGCAGCATTCGGAGCCTGGTGGAGTATTGCGATGGCAACTCAGATGACTGATGCTCATCGACGGTTCCTGCAGGTCCTGATGTCTCATGGGATAATGGAAGGATCCGAGGCAAGAAAATTACACAAACGCTGCTGTGAAGTCCATAATG tctaCTATGCGCATGATAAACTGGCTGATTTCATCAGTACCATCAACAGGCATCTACAGCCTTTTTTCATGCAGATCCGGAAGGGACTGTCAGAAGATGACGGGAGAGCGCATTATGCTTTA gTGAATTTGgcagaaactgaaataactAAAATGGCATCTGACTATACCGAAAATGAATTAGAATTGTTCAGAAAAACA ATGGACCTAATCATTTTATCAGAAAATGGCTTTGCCCCTTCTACAGATATTTTAAACTTGGCTGACCAACTtaagacaaagaaaatgaagaaaaaggaagtggaACAAGTGCTGAAAGTTTTTGTGGAGGATAAGTGGCTCTCTGAG AGAAATGGAGAATTTACTCTGCATACTCGCTGCATAATCGAGATGGAACAATACATTCTCAGCAACTACCAAGATGTGGCAAGGAAGTGCAACATCTGTCACAGCCTTGCCATCCAg AGCCAAGTATGTGAATCCTGTGGAATTGGAATGCATTTACCTTGTATCAGAAAGTACTTTAGAGCTCAGACTGAACCTCGCTGTCCACAGTGTAATGATTTCTGGACTTGTGACATCCCAG gAGTGAGTCGCACAGACACCCAGTCACCACCGAAAACAATGCGAACAGAGAAGAGCTTCACGCTCAGCACGAGACGATCCTAG
- the NSMCE1 gene encoding non-structural maintenance of chromosomes element 1 homolog isoform X3, with product MATQMTDAHRRFLQVLMSHGIMEGSEARKLHKRCCEVHNVYYAHDKLADFISTINRHLQPFFMQIRKGLSEDDGRAHYALVNLAETEITKMASDYTENELELFRKTMDLIILSENGFAPSTDILNLADQLKTKKMKKKEVEQVLKVFVEDKWLSERNGEFTLHTRCIIEMEQYILSNYQDVARKCNICHSLAIQSQVCESCGIGMHLPCIRKYFRAQTEPRCPQCNDFWTCDIPGVSRTDTQSPPKTMRTEKSFTLSTRRS from the exons ATGGCAACTCAGATGACTGATGCTCATCGACGGTTCCTGCAGGTCCTGATGTCTCATGGGATAATGGAAGGATCCGAGGCAAGAAAATTACACAAACGCTGCTGTGAAGTCCATAATG tctaCTATGCGCATGATAAACTGGCTGATTTCATCAGTACCATCAACAGGCATCTACAGCCTTTTTTCATGCAGATCCGGAAGGGACTGTCAGAAGATGACGGGAGAGCGCATTATGCTTTA gTGAATTTGgcagaaactgaaataactAAAATGGCATCTGACTATACCGAAAATGAATTAGAATTGTTCAGAAAAACA ATGGACCTAATCATTTTATCAGAAAATGGCTTTGCCCCTTCTACAGATATTTTAAACTTGGCTGACCAACTtaagacaaagaaaatgaagaaaaaggaagtggaACAAGTGCTGAAAGTTTTTGTGGAGGATAAGTGGCTCTCTGAG AGAAATGGAGAATTTACTCTGCATACTCGCTGCATAATCGAGATGGAACAATACATTCTCAGCAACTACCAAGATGTGGCAAGGAAGTGCAACATCTGTCACAGCCTTGCCATCCAg AGCCAAGTATGTGAATCCTGTGGAATTGGAATGCATTTACCTTGTATCAGAAAGTACTTTAGAGCTCAGACTGAACCTCGCTGTCCACAGTGTAATGATTTCTGGACTTGTGACATCCCAG gAGTGAGTCGCACAGACACCCAGTCACCACCGAAAACAATGCGAACAGAGAAGAGCTTCACGCTCAGCACGAGACGATCCTAG
- the NSMCE1 gene encoding non-structural maintenance of chromosomes element 1 homolog isoform X2, which translates to MCTPLAAFGAWWSIAMATQMTDAHRRFLQVLMSHGIMEGSEARKLHKRCCEVHNVYYAHDKLADFISTINRHLQPFFMQIRKGLSEDDGRAHYALMDLIILSENGFAPSTDILNLADQLKTKKMKKKEVEQVLKVFVEDKWLSERNGEFTLHTRCIIEMEQYILSNYQDVARKCNICHSLAIQSQVCESCGIGMHLPCIRKYFRAQTEPRCPQCNDFWTCDIPGVSRTDTQSPPKTMRTEKSFTLSTRRS; encoded by the exons ATGTGTACGCCTCTTGCAGCATTCGGAGCCTGGTGGAGTATTGCGATGGCAACTCAGATGACTGATGCTCATCGACGGTTCCTGCAGGTCCTGATGTCTCATGGGATAATGGAAGGATCCGAGGCAAGAAAATTACACAAACGCTGCTGTGAAGTCCATAATG tctaCTATGCGCATGATAAACTGGCTGATTTCATCAGTACCATCAACAGGCATCTACAGCCTTTTTTCATGCAGATCCGGAAGGGACTGTCAGAAGATGACGGGAGAGCGCATTATGCTTTA ATGGACCTAATCATTTTATCAGAAAATGGCTTTGCCCCTTCTACAGATATTTTAAACTTGGCTGACCAACTtaagacaaagaaaatgaagaaaaaggaagtggaACAAGTGCTGAAAGTTTTTGTGGAGGATAAGTGGCTCTCTGAG AGAAATGGAGAATTTACTCTGCATACTCGCTGCATAATCGAGATGGAACAATACATTCTCAGCAACTACCAAGATGTGGCAAGGAAGTGCAACATCTGTCACAGCCTTGCCATCCAg AGCCAAGTATGTGAATCCTGTGGAATTGGAATGCATTTACCTTGTATCAGAAAGTACTTTAGAGCTCAGACTGAACCTCGCTGTCCACAGTGTAATGATTTCTGGACTTGTGACATCCCAG gAGTGAGTCGCACAGACACCCAGTCACCACCGAAAACAATGCGAACAGAGAAGAGCTTCACGCTCAGCACGAGACGATCCTAG